One region of Tamandua tetradactyla isolate mTamTet1 chromosome 6, mTamTet1.pri, whole genome shotgun sequence genomic DNA includes:
- the BHLHA9 gene encoding class A basic helix-loop-helix protein 9, whose protein sequence is MLRGVSGPGLRGLKGAEGRPEDLRNSCLEAGRDLGALKQNGAPRSLGEAEEAAGRKRARPARSKARRIAANVRERKRILDYNEAFNALRRALRHDLGGKRLSKIATLRRAIHRITALSLVLRASPAPRWPCGHLECHDQAARAAYPENAGSSPPRPAPPPARPSLGSRDAACSFAPPALRCAACSPHALLGRPRAAAEAPGVAQAFGGGWRRCPGPPSAGSLPWPRSYLRAGLGYQHS, encoded by the coding sequence ATGCTCCGAGGTGTGTCAGGACCAGGCCTCAGGGGCCTGAAGGGGGCCGAGGGCCGTCCCGAGGACTTGAGGAACTCTTGCCTGGAGGCCGGGAGGGATTTGGGGGCGCTGAAGCAGAACGGTGCCCCCCGCAGCCTGGGCGAGGCAGAGGAGGCGGCGGGCAGGAAGCGCGCCCGGCCGGCGCGGTCTAAGGCGCGGCGCATAGCGGCCAACGTGCGGGAGCGCAAGCGCATCCTGGACTACAACGAGGCTTTCAACGCGCTGCGCCGAGCCCTGCGGCACGACCTAGGCGGCAAGAGGCTCTCCAAGATCGCCACGCTGCGCAGGGCCATCCACCGCATCACGGCGCTCTCCCTCGTCCTGCGCGCCAGCCCCGCGCCCCGCTGGCCCTGCGGGCACCTGGAGTGCCACGACCAGGCCGCGCGCGCCGCGTACCCCGAGAACGCGGGCTCCAGCCCCCCACGACCCGCGCCGCCGCCCGCCCGGCCCAGCCTCGGGAGCCGGGACGCTGCCTGCTCCTTCGCGCCGCCCGCGCTGCGCTGCGCCGCTTGCTCCCCGCACGCGCTCTTGGGAAGGCCCAGGGCGGCGGCCGAGGCACCCGGCGTGGCCCAGGCCTTCGGGGGAGGCTGGCGCCGATGTCCCGGGCCTCCGTCTGCCGGGTCGCTTCCCTGGCCGCGGAGCTACCTGCGAGCGGGGCTGGGCTACCAGCACTCCTGA